The proteins below are encoded in one region of Pseudonocardia sp. DSM 110487:
- a CDS encoding protein kinase, producing MARLHVLGDWHGPGEEKAARRLAESLPERWDVVAGRNVPSGMGTVDLDLVVVGERAVFVCEEKAWGKHVVTGEVSWYVNGSPRHSPTNQVAHAARVLAGRLKMKVAGWSNALGQLPKGVKPVFAHVVLSHDHLVLEDNADLGTHSVLRLDDVAPVLTALDAGFPASMAPLRQQLMTFLLGLPQRSAEMPPVQIMQYEVLAELPPQENARVYSARTPAGEQALLTCVPIEGVADPEQAHARATRDHDALVALSQRDRTWRVQSWFDWDGYRVTPVIVEERASLGRLAAAALPRHDSSGRVPLSQGVPVVRDAFAALADVHDLEITHRALQLRSIEVTPGGRVRFRDFGRAHLPSAATIAPALDEEHASAGFRPPGVPLAFHQPTDDVYSLALCLVQWLHGDASDLPDHDIARERAAAYPQVGDVLARCLSLDAGERLTAAQASTALVPTPGPGPREDRPTSEGTVVAGRYRLVRQLGEGAWATTWLAFDENLDEHRTLKFLRPERVSTEQVKAEFDNARLLRSYHCARVDDRLPHPEPGVLVQEYVRGQTLHDLVAGSRLLEREEARRIAVDVLNGLADAHGQSLYHRDVSPNNIIVRDDGRAVLIDFGLAAKADAAQSAVGSPPYTAPEVWARRQWSPAADIYSAAASVLQAMLGRLPYAGAGLDERRTLVPPSAEHVQRYGRALLDALYSAVAYEPGERPRDAAAFAQVVQRASDTVVAPGRRVVNPTVEALRGLYRDSSIGNAGNRGLDDAFARDTYAATRLDAELLPAIVAGRLDVVVLSGNPGDGKTSFLVRVGAALDEAGATSVHEDAAGWRKRLRGRTFAAVYDASESHGELSSDALIRQALDPGDGDDPAQRTVLLAANDGRIAQFCAEHRERYPEITAELDRQLRGGGSAASDARIVLVDLKRRALALPDLDGPALGANILSSLTALHRWEICKGCEAREVCPMRANAEQLRAGRARRAVSELLLTSHLRRRRRATVRDVRSAFAWLVTGDTSCDAVHDDVENGLDPAAGRRAFDLAFDAGSGDYLVREWAELDPAVLPAPGAARAARGRRDLVPDLASLDTTAMTGLKRSLYFGAWDGAGARPEVRSYRYLDDYLHALSDPGAALPRMLLGVSRVLAFVGYPDEGTLALRDRVFDDPAVRSIVVIKELPASEFELRAATAAAPFVESFPDQLELRHRSGARLRITLDTAELLFRSADGEVLGDSASAALRQEIEGFGNRLRLEPARRVRIVDGSGSSVVAEVAAGGTIVRRQS from the coding sequence GTGGCGCGGCTGCACGTCCTCGGCGACTGGCACGGTCCCGGGGAGGAGAAGGCGGCGCGCCGGCTGGCCGAGAGCCTGCCCGAGCGTTGGGACGTCGTCGCCGGGCGGAACGTGCCGAGCGGGATGGGCACGGTCGACCTCGACCTCGTGGTGGTCGGCGAGCGCGCGGTGTTCGTGTGCGAGGAGAAGGCGTGGGGCAAGCACGTCGTCACCGGTGAGGTCTCCTGGTACGTCAACGGCTCGCCGCGGCACAGCCCGACGAACCAGGTCGCGCATGCGGCGCGGGTCCTCGCCGGCCGGCTCAAGATGAAGGTCGCGGGCTGGTCGAATGCGCTGGGCCAGCTGCCGAAGGGCGTGAAGCCGGTGTTCGCCCACGTCGTCCTGTCGCACGATCACCTCGTGCTCGAGGACAACGCCGACCTGGGCACGCACTCGGTGCTGCGCCTCGACGACGTCGCGCCGGTCCTGACCGCTCTCGACGCCGGCTTCCCCGCCTCGATGGCACCGCTGCGCCAGCAGCTGATGACGTTCCTGCTCGGGCTACCGCAGCGCAGTGCCGAGATGCCGCCGGTGCAGATCATGCAGTACGAGGTGCTCGCCGAGCTCCCGCCGCAGGAGAACGCCCGGGTCTACTCGGCCCGCACGCCGGCAGGGGAGCAGGCGCTGTTGACGTGCGTGCCGATCGAGGGAGTCGCCGATCCGGAGCAGGCCCACGCGCGCGCCACCCGAGACCATGACGCGCTCGTCGCACTCTCGCAGAGGGACCGCACGTGGCGTGTCCAGAGCTGGTTCGACTGGGACGGCTACCGCGTCACCCCGGTCATCGTCGAGGAGCGGGCCAGCCTCGGTCGCCTCGCCGCTGCCGCCCTGCCACGACATGACTCGAGCGGTCGGGTGCCGCTGAGCCAGGGCGTACCTGTGGTGCGGGACGCCTTCGCCGCGCTGGCCGACGTGCACGATCTGGAGATCACGCACCGGGCTCTGCAGCTGCGCAGCATCGAGGTGACGCCCGGGGGTCGCGTGCGGTTCCGCGACTTCGGGCGCGCCCACCTGCCCTCGGCGGCGACCATCGCACCCGCGCTCGACGAGGAGCACGCCTCGGCCGGCTTCCGGCCGCCCGGGGTGCCGCTCGCGTTCCACCAGCCGACCGACGACGTCTACAGCCTGGCGCTCTGCCTCGTGCAATGGCTGCACGGCGACGCGAGCGACCTGCCGGACCACGACATCGCCCGCGAACGGGCGGCGGCGTATCCCCAGGTCGGAGACGTGCTAGCGCGGTGCCTCTCGCTCGACGCGGGCGAGCGCCTGACCGCCGCGCAGGCGTCGACCGCGCTCGTGCCAACACCGGGCCCCGGGCCGCGGGAGGACCGGCCGACGAGCGAAGGCACGGTGGTCGCGGGCCGGTACCGGTTGGTGCGCCAGCTCGGCGAAGGCGCGTGGGCCACGACATGGCTTGCCTTCGACGAGAACCTGGACGAGCACCGCACGCTGAAGTTCCTGCGTCCCGAGCGGGTGAGCACGGAGCAGGTCAAGGCCGAGTTCGACAACGCGCGGCTGCTTCGCAGCTACCACTGCGCCCGGGTCGACGACCGGCTGCCGCACCCGGAGCCCGGCGTGCTGGTGCAGGAGTACGTCCGCGGCCAGACGCTCCACGATCTCGTGGCGGGCAGCCGGCTGCTCGAGCGCGAGGAGGCGCGGCGGATCGCCGTCGACGTCCTCAACGGGCTTGCGGATGCCCACGGCCAGTCGCTCTACCACCGCGACGTCAGCCCGAACAACATCATCGTCCGGGACGACGGCCGCGCGGTGCTGATCGACTTCGGGCTGGCGGCGAAGGCGGACGCGGCGCAGTCGGCCGTCGGGTCGCCGCCGTACACCGCGCCCGAGGTGTGGGCGCGCCGGCAGTGGTCGCCCGCGGCGGACATCTACAGCGCGGCGGCGTCGGTCCTGCAGGCCATGCTCGGCCGGCTCCCGTATGCGGGCGCCGGGCTGGACGAGCGGCGCACACTCGTCCCGCCCTCGGCCGAGCACGTCCAGCGCTACGGGCGGGCCCTGCTCGACGCCCTCTACTCCGCAGTGGCCTACGAGCCGGGGGAGCGACCGCGGGACGCTGCGGCCTTCGCTCAGGTCGTGCAGCGGGCGAGCGACACGGTCGTCGCACCCGGGCGCCGCGTCGTCAACCCGACGGTCGAGGCGCTGCGCGGGTTGTACCGGGACAGCTCGATCGGGAACGCGGGCAACCGGGGCCTGGACGACGCGTTCGCCCGCGACACCTACGCGGCCACCCGGCTCGACGCCGAGCTCCTGCCGGCCATCGTCGCCGGCCGGCTCGATGTCGTGGTGCTGTCGGGCAACCCCGGCGACGGGAAGACCTCGTTCCTGGTGCGGGTCGGCGCCGCCCTCGACGAGGCCGGCGCAACCTCCGTCCACGAGGACGCCGCCGGCTGGCGCAAGCGCCTCCGCGGCCGGACCTTCGCCGCGGTCTACGACGCCTCGGAGTCGCACGGCGAACTGTCCTCGGACGCTCTGATCCGCCAGGCCCTCGATCCCGGCGACGGTGACGATCCGGCCCAGCGCACCGTGCTGCTCGCCGCCAACGACGGCCGGATCGCGCAGTTCTGCGCCGAGCACCGCGAGCGCTATCCGGAGATCACCGCGGAGCTCGACCGGCAGCTGCGTGGCGGCGGATCGGCGGCATCGGACGCGCGCATCGTGCTCGTCGACCTCAAGCGCCGCGCGCTCGCCCTGCCTGACCTCGACGGGCCTGCGCTGGGCGCCAACATCCTCTCCTCGCTCACCGCGTTGCACCGCTGGGAGATCTGCAAGGGTTGCGAGGCCCGGGAGGTCTGCCCGATGCGGGCCAACGCCGAGCAACTGCGTGCCGGCCGGGCCCGCCGCGCGGTGTCGGAGCTGCTACTCACCAGCCACCTGCGCCGGCGGCGGCGGGCAACCGTCCGCGACGTCCGATCCGCGTTCGCCTGGCTGGTCACGGGGGACACCTCGTGCGACGCCGTGCACGACGACGTCGAGAACGGGCTCGACCCCGCTGCCGGCCGGCGTGCGTTCGACCTCGCCTTCGACGCCGGGAGCGGCGACTACCTGGTGCGTGAGTGGGCCGAGCTCGACCCCGCGGTGCTGCCTGCGCCTGGCGCGGCCCGAGCCGCCCGCGGCCGGCGGGACCTCGTGCCCGACCTCGCGTCGCTCGACACCACCGCGATGACCGGGCTCAAGCGGTCGCTGTACTTCGGCGCCTGGGACGGGGCCGGCGCGCGGCCCGAGGTGCGCAGCTACCGCTACCTGGACGACTACCTCCACGCGTTGAGCGATCCGGGCGCCGCGCTGCCTCGGATGCTGCTTGGGGTGTCGCGTGTGCTCGCGTTCGTCGGCTACCCGGACGAGGGCACGCTCGCCCTTCGGGACCGGGTGTTCGACGACCCGGCCGTCCGGTCGATCGTCGTCATCAAAGAGCTGCCGGCGTCCGAGTTCGAGCTGCGGGCCGCAACCGCGGCCGCCCCGTTCGTCGAGTCCTTCCCCGACCAGCTCGAGCTGCGGCACCGCTCCGGAGCCCGGCTGCGGATCACGCTGGACACCGCCGAGCTGCTCTTCCGGTCCGCCGACGGCGAGGTGCTGGGCGACTCAGCGTCCGCCGCGCTGCGCCAGGAGATCGAGGGCTTCGGCAACCGGCTGCGATTGGAGCCGGCGCGGAGAGTCCGGATCGTCGACGGCTCCGGCAGCTCGGTTGTCGCCGAGGTGGCCGCCGGAGGCACGATCGTGCGGAGGCAGTCGTGA